The following coding sequences lie in one Neosynechococcus sphagnicola sy1 genomic window:
- the rpsJ gene encoding 30S ribosomal protein S10 — protein sequence MQQQKIRIRLKAFDRRLLDMSCEKIVDTANRTNATAIGPIPLPTRRRIYCLLRSPHVDKDSREHFETRTHYRIIDIYQPSSKTIDALMKLDLPSGVDIEVKL from the coding sequence ATTCAACAGCAGAAAATTCGCATTCGCCTGAAAGCATTTGATCGCCGTCTGCTTGACATGTCCTGCGAAAAAATTGTCGATACGGCCAATCGAACGAACGCGACGGCCATCGGGCCAATTCCGCTCCCAACTCGCCGTCGCATCTATTGTTTGCTCCGCTCACCCCACGTCGATAAAGATTCCCGTGAACATTTTGAAACCCGTACCCACTACCGCATTATTGACATTTATCAGCCCTCCTCTAAAACCATTGATGCGTTAATGAAACTAGACCTACCTTCAGGGGTTGATATTGAAGTCAAGCTTTAG
- a CDS encoding LON peptidase substrate-binding domain-containing protein, which produces MTPSSSIAVRELPLFPLPEVVLFPGRPLPLHIFEFRYRIMMNTILGSDRRFGVLMWDPVEGKSAMVGCCAEIVQFQRLPDDRMKVLTLGQQRFRVLDYVREKPYRVGLVEWIEDHPPEKDLHDLAANVEQLLRDVVCLSAKLTSQDITLPDHIPTLPTELSYWVASNLYGVASEQQSMLQMQDTATRLEREMEILTSTRNHLAARTALKDALD; this is translated from the coding sequence ATGACACCCTCTTCCTCAATTGCTGTCCGCGAACTGCCGTTATTTCCTTTGCCAGAGGTTGTGCTGTTTCCGGGCAGACCCCTTCCCCTTCATATTTTTGAATTTCGCTACCGGATTATGATGAACACGATTCTGGGGAGCGATCGCCGCTTTGGTGTCTTGATGTGGGACCCGGTGGAAGGCAAGTCGGCAATGGTTGGTTGCTGTGCTGAGATTGTCCAATTTCAGCGGTTGCCCGATGATCGGATGAAGGTTTTGACTCTCGGGCAGCAGCGGTTCCGGGTTCTCGATTACGTCCGTGAAAAGCCCTATCGCGTCGGATTGGTGGAGTGGATTGAGGATCATCCCCCGGAGAAGGATCTCCATGATCTGGCTGCCAATGTTGAGCAACTCCTACGGGATGTGGTGTGCTTGTCGGCAAAGTTAACCAGTCAAGACATCACTCTGCCCGATCATATTCCTACTCTACCAACCGAGCTTTCCTACTGGGTTGCCAGTAACCTCTATGGGGTGGCGAGTGAACAGCAGTCGATGCTGCAAATGCAGGATACCGCCACTCGCTTGGAGCGGGAAATGGAGATTTTGACCTCTACCCGTAACCATCTGGCCGCTCGTACTGCCCTCAAGGATGCCTTAGATTAA
- a CDS encoding 16S rRNA (uracil(1498)-N(3))-methyltransferase, translating to MPQLQRLAIAASQIQYPQITLTADQQHYLSRVLRLSVGDQFIAINGQGQAWIAEIAADAAQILEVVEMAPELPIVTTLLVALPKGTGFEDVIRQVTEMGVTCIQPLLSQRTLLKPSLHKLERWQRIAQEAAEQSERAVIPTILAPVAFSAALALATQISPTHHYLCVARGNAPHLLDCLRQSMNWMLTPPQTPLDGARGRSLIIATGPEGGWTDLEIKQAIAQKFQPVSLGKRVLRAVTAPLVAMSLVAAVCESRQQPAETPVNLRHP from the coding sequence ATGCCTCAGTTACAACGACTGGCGATCGCAGCATCTCAAATTCAGTACCCCCAGATTACGTTGACCGCAGACCAGCAACACTATTTAAGTCGGGTGCTGCGATTATCAGTCGGCGATCAGTTTATTGCGATTAATGGCCAAGGACAGGCGTGGATTGCCGAGATAGCTGCCGATGCTGCACAGATTCTTGAAGTTGTAGAGATGGCACCCGAGCTGCCTATTGTCACAACTTTGCTCGTTGCTCTTCCCAAAGGCACTGGCTTTGAAGATGTGATCCGGCAGGTAACGGAGATGGGGGTTACCTGTATTCAGCCCCTTTTGAGTCAGCGCACATTACTCAAACCCAGCCTGCACAAGCTAGAGCGCTGGCAGCGAATTGCCCAAGAAGCTGCTGAACAATCTGAACGTGCGGTGATACCGACAATATTAGCGCCAGTTGCCTTCAGCGCTGCCCTGGCTCTGGCGACGCAGATTTCCCCCACGCACCACTATCTGTGCGTCGCCCGGGGCAATGCGCCCCATCTGCTTGATTGCTTACGCCAGTCTATGAATTGGATGCTGACACCCCCCCAGACTCCATTGGATGGAGCCAGAGGCCGATCTTTGATCATCGCAACGGGACCGGAGGGTGGCTGGACCGATTTAGAGATCAAACAGGCGATCGCTCAGAAATTTCAACCTGTCTCCCTGGGGAAACGGGTTCTACGAGCCGTGACAGCTCCCTTGGTGGCGATGTCTTTGGTGGCGGCGGTCTGTGAATCGCGACAACAACCCGCTGAAACACCAGTTAATCTAAGGCATCCTTGA
- the tuf gene encoding elongation factor Tu translates to MARAKFERTKPHVNIGTIGHVDHGKTTLTAAITMTLSALGQAAAKKYDEIDAAPEEKARGITINTAHVEYETEDRHYAHVDCPGHADYVKNMITGAAQMDGGILVCSAADGPMPQTREHILLARQVGVPSLVVFLNKTDMVDDEELLELVELEVRDLLSSYGFPGDDIPVVAGSGLLALEKMTANPKTKRGEDPWVDKIYDLMDAVDAYIPTPERDIDKPFLMAVEDVFSITGRGTVATGRIERGKVKVGDTVELVGIKDTRSTTVTGIEMFKKSLEEGMAGDNAGVLLRGIQKADIERGMVIAKPGSITPHTTFESEVYILKKEEGGRHTPFFPGYRPQFYVRTTDVTGTISAFTTDEGEEAEMVMPGDRIKMTVELINPIAIEQGMRFAIREGGRTVGAGVVAKILK, encoded by the coding sequence ATGGCACGCGCAAAATTCGAACGGACAAAACCCCACGTCAACATTGGTACGATTGGTCACGTTGACCATGGTAAGACGACCCTGACCGCCGCTATCACCATGACGCTGTCAGCACTGGGGCAAGCAGCCGCCAAGAAGTACGATGAGATCGATGCGGCACCTGAGGAAAAAGCTCGGGGGATTACTATCAACACAGCCCATGTCGAGTACGAAACCGAAGATCGTCACTATGCCCACGTGGATTGCCCCGGACATGCTGACTATGTGAAAAACATGATCACCGGGGCGGCTCAGATGGATGGCGGGATTTTAGTTTGCTCCGCCGCAGATGGTCCCATGCCCCAAACTCGTGAACATATCCTCTTGGCAAGACAGGTAGGGGTTCCCAGCTTGGTGGTCTTCTTGAATAAGACGGACATGGTCGATGACGAAGAGCTTTTGGAACTCGTCGAACTCGAGGTTCGGGATCTTCTGAGCAGCTATGGATTCCCTGGAGATGACATTCCAGTGGTCGCGGGATCCGGTCTGTTGGCATTAGAAAAGATGACAGCCAACCCCAAGACGAAGCGGGGCGAAGATCCATGGGTCGATAAGATCTATGACTTGATGGATGCCGTGGATGCCTACATCCCCACCCCTGAACGGGATATTGACAAGCCCTTCTTGATGGCGGTGGAAGATGTGTTTTCGATCACAGGCCGGGGAACCGTTGCTACTGGTCGGATTGAGCGGGGTAAGGTAAAGGTTGGTGACACCGTCGAGCTAGTGGGTATTAAAGATACTCGCAGTACCACGGTGACCGGGATTGAAATGTTCAAGAAGAGCCTGGAAGAAGGGATGGCGGGTGACAATGCTGGCGTCCTGCTCCGGGGGATTCAGAAGGCTGATATTGAACGGGGAATGGTGATTGCCAAGCCCGGTTCGATTACCCCTCACACCACCTTTGAGTCTGAGGTCTACATCCTGAAAAAGGAAGAAGGTGGCCGTCATACCCCATTCTTCCCTGGCTATCGGCCCCAGTTCTATGTGCGCACTACCGATGTGACGGGTACGATCAGTGCCTTCACCACCGATGAAGGGGAAGAAGCTGAGATGGTTATGCCGGGCGATCGCATCAAAATGACGGTTGAGTTGATCAACCCCATTGCCATTGAACAGGGGATGCGTTTTGCCATCCGGGAAGGGGGTCGCACCGTTGGCGCGGGTGTCGTCGCCAAAATCCTCAAGTAA